The Verrucomicrobium spinosum DSM 4136 = JCM 18804 genome includes a region encoding these proteins:
- a CDS encoding ABC transporter permease: protein MRSERTWPLFHVCTSSFTVRGSCWLLLGGALLFAWLAPLVTPWEEKPVILQPARAQAAWLYAWLALFTWLPFQGAALGHRLRREGILEHLRAGGLKPAQLFMQINASVLIWAAALAVIASGICVVFCSPSNPTEAARWFGLVVQYAVLYGAVAVPLLMLSVALGTRTSEVIAFLVPVALLFLGLFGSGWLEPMLTSGDNGVFKTVWMLIPHYHLADLTPRLVFKMGPLPMASFLQTVICLGLEGLAFFLLGICAFRTRS, encoded by the coding sequence ATGAGATCCGAACGTACCTGGCCGTTGTTTCATGTATGCACCTCGAGCTTCACTGTGAGGGGAAGCTGTTGGCTGCTTCTGGGGGGAGCTCTCCTGTTTGCCTGGCTCGCCCCGTTGGTCACACCCTGGGAGGAGAAGCCAGTGATCCTACAGCCCGCCCGGGCCCAGGCGGCCTGGCTCTATGCCTGGCTGGCACTCTTCACCTGGCTGCCGTTTCAAGGCGCTGCCCTGGGCCATCGTCTGCGGCGGGAGGGCATTCTGGAGCATCTGCGCGCCGGCGGCCTGAAGCCCGCCCAGCTCTTCATGCAGATCAATGCCTCCGTACTCATCTGGGCGGCCGCCCTGGCGGTCATCGCGTCCGGTATATGCGTCGTCTTCTGCAGCCCTTCCAATCCCACGGAGGCCGCCCGCTGGTTTGGGCTCGTCGTCCAGTACGCGGTGCTCTATGGCGCGGTGGCCGTGCCGCTGCTCATGCTCAGTGTGGCCCTGGGCACCCGTACCTCGGAGGTGATCGCCTTCCTGGTACCGGTGGCTTTGCTCTTCCTGGGACTCTTCGGCAGTGGTTGGCTCGAACCCATGCTCACCTCCGGTGACAATGGGGTGTTCAAGACGGTGTGGATGCTCATCCCCCACTATCATCTGGCGGACCTCACCCCGCGCCTGGTTTTCAAGATGGGGCCGCTACCCATGGCCTCGTTCCTCCAAACCGTCATCTGCCTGGGTCTTGAAGGCCTGGCGTTCTTCCTTCTCGGCATATGCGCATTTCGTACCCGCTCCTGA
- a CDS encoding ATP-binding cassette domain-containing protein, producing MKAIPSPSLSIAPGTRFGYHVGPFWHRQPRTLVEASEPVHIGTGLHLFVAPNGAGKTTLLRSLAGLSPTLGGRLKVDGRVLYLSDELKMDEELKPMALFRSLFKGRALHEAERLAEILNLNLSCPIGRLSRGNRQKVLLIIAETRLHQTGHSVLLMDEPLSGLDAETREVVTALWAEASKDALRLVILHELESVRRADSLFTIRSGRLHHTGSRQGDSWFDTYQALHQ from the coding sequence ATGAAAGCCATCCCCTCTCCCAGCCTCAGCATCGCCCCCGGCACGCGTTTTGGCTACCATGTCGGCCCGTTCTGGCACCGCCAGCCCCGGACGCTTGTCGAGGCCAGTGAGCCCGTCCATATTGGCACCGGGCTCCACCTGTTCGTAGCACCCAATGGGGCCGGTAAAACCACCCTCCTGCGTTCCCTGGCCGGTCTGAGCCCCACCCTGGGCGGCAGACTGAAAGTGGACGGGCGCGTGCTCTATCTCTCAGATGAACTGAAGATGGACGAGGAGCTCAAACCGATGGCCCTCTTCCGCTCCCTGTTCAAAGGCCGGGCGCTCCATGAAGCCGAACGGCTGGCGGAGATCCTCAATCTCAATCTCTCCTGCCCTATCGGCAGGCTCTCTCGCGGCAACCGCCAGAAGGTGCTTCTCATTATCGCAGAGACGCGCCTCCATCAAACAGGCCACAGCGTGCTCCTCATGGACGAACCGCTCTCCGGCCTGGATGCAGAGACCCGGGAAGTCGTCACCGCGCTTTGGGCAGAAGCCAGCAAAGATGCGCTGCGTCTCGTTATCCTCCATGAACTGGAAAGCGTCCGCCGGGCCGACTCTCTGTTCACCATCCGGTCCGGCCGGCTGCACCACACGGGATCCCGCCAAGGAGACTCCTGGTTCGACACCTATCAAGCCCTTCACCAATGA
- a CDS encoding type II secretion system protein: protein MKTIRVTPHRQNHRAVAGFTLLEISLVISLILGLGMLTGFSINAVQDWKKAKSAAISLQAVHAAQRSYLADHPTTDIQGVSAADLLPYLPEGWATIPTATGLKGEPLTVVHSVMPPYFAVGTTRYDPSTTQTDGLWDAGQ from the coding sequence ATGAAAACCATCCGTGTCACTCCCCACCGTCAGAACCACCGCGCCGTGGCTGGCTTTACGCTGCTGGAGATCAGTCTCGTGATCTCTCTGATTCTCGGTCTCGGCATGCTCACTGGCTTCAGCATCAATGCTGTTCAAGACTGGAAGAAGGCAAAGAGTGCCGCGATCTCCCTCCAGGCAGTGCATGCCGCCCAGAGAAGCTATCTCGCCGACCACCCCACCACCGACATCCAGGGCGTCTCCGCCGCCGATCTTCTGCCTTACCTGCCAGAGGGATGGGCAACCATCCCCACCGCCACCGGACTCAAGGGTGAGCCCCTGACCGTGGTCCATTCCGTCATGCCTCCCTATTTCGCCGTCGGCACGACCCGCTACGATCCCTCGACCACCCAGACAGACGGGCTCTGGGATGCGGGACAGTGA
- a CDS encoding type II secretion system F family protein, producing MNGFQVTLRNIKKPEVSKVISVEALNRDQASLLAAREGFRVALVKPLPSSHQRTQTNRPISTKDAIKLFRGLASMLRANISTADALLYYAQGLPDPALQGSLISIRNRLEAGLPVHIAFAKERKFDATIITMIEAGADAGQLHEAFSSMARKLKVEMMFASKLRNALMVPCLVILFQIVLFIWSQVSVVSQVEGTLKSIRQEPDPLSKVIFSFSHVVQMTWPFFIIALTAFIVGMFRSKELRARLLQFFMGRWRLLTKLVMGLRQTAYVGTLQMLYANGINLARAATLAAKVVQETPIYTPLLTSAQIYESSGLPFAEALKKNAVLDPQVIHMIGIGEKSASLPEQLEMLRDIYEEDTAQTMSDFTQIINFITLAMAMCLIALVFAGAMLPIFLMGPRMMASGAM from the coding sequence ATGAACGGTTTCCAAGTCACCCTCCGGAACATCAAGAAGCCTGAGGTCTCCAAGGTGATCTCTGTTGAAGCGCTCAACCGGGACCAGGCCTCCCTGCTCGCCGCCCGTGAAGGATTCCGGGTGGCGCTGGTGAAACCCCTGCCCAGCAGTCACCAGCGCACCCAGACCAATCGTCCCATCTCCACCAAGGACGCGATCAAGCTCTTCCGGGGCCTCGCCTCCATGTTGAGGGCCAACATCAGCACGGCAGACGCACTCCTCTACTACGCCCAGGGCCTGCCGGATCCGGCACTGCAGGGCTCGCTCATCAGCATCCGCAACCGGCTTGAAGCAGGTCTGCCGGTTCACATCGCCTTTGCCAAGGAACGCAAGTTTGATGCGACCATCATCACCATGATCGAGGCCGGTGCCGACGCGGGCCAATTGCACGAAGCCTTCAGCTCCATGGCCCGGAAGCTGAAGGTGGAGATGATGTTTGCCAGCAAGCTGCGCAACGCTCTCATGGTGCCCTGCCTCGTCATCCTCTTCCAGATTGTCCTCTTCATCTGGTCCCAGGTCAGCGTCGTCAGCCAGGTGGAGGGCACGCTCAAAAGCATCCGCCAGGAACCCGATCCCCTTTCCAAGGTGATCTTTTCCTTCAGTCACGTCGTCCAGATGACCTGGCCGTTCTTCATCATCGCCCTGACGGCCTTCATCGTCGGCATGTTCCGCTCCAAGGAGCTCCGCGCCCGCCTCCTGCAATTCTTCATGGGCCGCTGGCGGCTTCTCACCAAGCTGGTCATGGGCCTGCGGCAGACCGCCTATGTGGGCACCCTCCAGATGCTCTATGCCAACGGCATCAACCTGGCACGAGCCGCCACCCTGGCCGCCAAGGTGGTTCAGGAAACACCCATCTACACCCCGCTGCTCACATCAGCGCAGATCTACGAATCCTCCGGCCTCCCGTTCGCGGAGGCGCTCAAGAAAAACGCCGTGCTCGACCCCCAGGTCATCCACATGATCGGCATCGGGGAAAAGTCCGCCTCCCTTCCCGAACAGCTCGAAATGCTCCGGGACATCTACGAGGAGGACACCGCCCAGACCATGTCGGACTTCACGCAGATCATCAACTTCATCACCCTGGCCATGGCCATGTGCCTCATCGCTCTCGTCTTTGCCGGAGCCATGCTGCCCATCTTCCTCATGGGTCCCCGCATGATGGCCTCCGGGGCCATGTAA
- a CDS encoding GspE/PulE family protein produces MNLNLGVEFNDTIRSLIVEQLRENNSQDEFLSDEAIVRKSSKVRILGAVGKASGLPAFPQVRDLADSELVGYCDPSALSRGLFVPLRRSNEQILLAVANPWDYRADDYCATRFPDEEILKVVTLASEVSTVIEGSAASSGPSRADLEALEVDEFSLEIPDFDVTRQYEEPIAQLVASMVSDAIKLHASDIHIKTEKTSIAYSYRIDGDLGSKVEMPVKLRDRIDAFLLNLMRLPPEERNKRPGISGRFTATYYGRAVGVRYERHRTYRGYHVTMRLLDKTHLEARLGMGTLAFDEETLFELEKAMAVPTGIIVMSGPTGSGKSTTLNAMLRELNRPEDNILTLENPVEDEIPGVTHCDLRDSSEFKPMITSFMRSDPDIILMGEVRDRESAELAIEAAITGHKVLTTIHTPRASQIIERFEQLGMERWKIAQTLKAACAQRLVKLLCPACREKQTGLSEREVRLFQLDPAWLQRTVYTHRKEGCPECKGRGYAGRTAILEILPISPRIGDALAKGQITPFELEQAIRKESNLPSLRDNGLKLLEAGRTDMDALRKVLDLTYES; encoded by the coding sequence ATGAACTTGAACCTTGGCGTCGAATTCAACGACACCATCCGGTCGCTGATCGTGGAGCAGCTCCGGGAGAACAACTCGCAAGACGAGTTTCTCTCGGACGAAGCCATCGTGCGCAAGAGCTCCAAGGTGCGGATTCTGGGTGCGGTGGGCAAGGCGTCAGGCCTGCCAGCCTTCCCCCAGGTGCGCGACCTCGCCGACTCCGAACTGGTCGGCTATTGTGATCCCTCCGCCCTCTCGCGTGGGCTCTTTGTCCCGCTGCGTCGCAGCAACGAGCAGATCCTGCTCGCCGTCGCCAATCCCTGGGACTACAGGGCGGACGACTACTGCGCCACCCGCTTCCCTGACGAGGAAATACTGAAGGTCGTGACCCTGGCCTCCGAGGTCTCCACGGTGATCGAAGGCTCCGCCGCAAGCTCCGGGCCCAGCCGTGCTGACCTGGAAGCGCTTGAGGTGGACGAGTTCAGCCTGGAGATCCCAGACTTCGACGTCACCCGCCAGTACGAGGAACCCATCGCCCAGCTGGTGGCCAGCATGGTGTCGGATGCGATCAAACTCCACGCTTCCGACATTCACATCAAGACGGAAAAAACTTCAATCGCCTACAGTTACCGCATCGATGGAGACCTGGGTTCCAAAGTGGAGATGCCAGTCAAACTTCGCGACCGCATTGATGCGTTCTTGCTCAACCTCATGCGTCTGCCTCCCGAGGAACGCAACAAACGTCCGGGCATATCTGGGCGTTTTACCGCCACCTATTACGGACGTGCGGTCGGGGTGCGCTACGAGCGACACCGCACCTACCGTGGTTATCACGTGACGATGCGCCTGCTGGACAAGACCCATCTTGAAGCCCGGCTTGGCATGGGGACGCTGGCCTTCGACGAGGAAACGCTGTTCGAGCTGGAGAAGGCCATGGCTGTGCCGACAGGCATCATCGTCATGTCGGGGCCTACGGGTTCTGGGAAATCGACAACCCTCAACGCCATGCTGCGGGAGCTCAACCGGCCAGAGGACAACATCCTGACCCTGGAAAACCCGGTGGAGGACGAAATTCCTGGTGTGACTCACTGCGATTTGCGCGACTCCTCGGAGTTCAAGCCCATGATCACCAGCTTCATGCGGTCGGATCCGGACATCATCCTCATGGGGGAGGTCCGGGACCGCGAGTCCGCCGAGCTGGCCATCGAGGCCGCCATCACCGGTCACAAGGTGCTGACCACCATCCACACCCCGCGCGCCTCCCAGATCATTGAGCGGTTCGAGCAGCTCGGCATGGAGCGTTGGAAGATTGCCCAGACTCTGAAGGCCGCCTGCGCTCAGCGTCTGGTCAAGCTGCTCTGCCCAGCCTGTCGCGAGAAGCAAACGGGGCTGAGCGAGCGCGAAGTGCGTCTGTTCCAGCTGGATCCGGCGTGGCTCCAGCGCACGGTTTACACCCATCGCAAAGAAGGCTGCCCGGAGTGCAAAGGCCGCGGCTACGCCGGCCGCACCGCCATTTTGGAAATCCTGCCCATCAGCCCGCGCATTGGCGATGCCCTTGCCAAGGGCCAGATCACCCCGTTCGAGCTGGAGCAGGCGATCCGGAAAGAGAGCAATCTGCCCTCCCTGCGGGACAACGGTCTCAAACTGCTGGAAGCCGGGCGCACGGACATGGATGCCCTGCGCAAGGTGCTGGACCTCACCTATGAATCCTAG
- a CDS encoding type II secretion system protein GspD, whose product MTVWKAIITLASLAGPVLLLGDPLHLKPASAPAAPEAPAPAAPAPSAAPVSPTPSASPSPAPMVDIPAAALVVPASPEDAPAPSAPVSEPLPQLGLPAPLPQVSSPSAAGVSSTASLPSVDATGYWVDNAPLNEVFQYLARKARLQYFYNTEINGPQFILTGHLELDNPLRQMEEIAVAYGLSLYQQGSTVYMMNEMQLARLPVEIMSYPLKYLRGSPLSRNSASAGSEAAASSGTEQQDFEKLKSIMRPLLTKNVGQIEFEEKTNTLLITDNTVKLRRVRELLEKLDRPKQQIAVNVRVLRVTNTRGKKLGVDWRTSLGDGITISAEQSLNAMFNLPDTSTLTKASSVAREMTDSFTNITTAAGVVGVPGTSNYDNASTSEGFKTTASSSEHNSLYQDGPGLVFDAMQVQAIVHALEQNGIVSQESCPTIITEDNEQGIISIVDRFPIVTTNVSQTDAGQTITDEVRYKVDKDDPDAMEEPDKSREIGVTLTVTPTMLPDGTVRMKLRPRVAKIVELVQGNNGNVYPRVSESTADAISRIPAGQSLILGGFYDYSSSNNKNKVPVLGNVPVLKHLFRYKEKTMEKVSLVFIITPSAYDAGSVPSIQRVNEEVRAYSGMERPQLEEMSRRLEPSWLVPMGGGPSGKSPGPSRALPVEGGESSPPPQGNPPSRPWLKRIFSREEQPPITGSAHRP is encoded by the coding sequence ATGACCGTCTGGAAGGCTATCATCACCCTGGCATCCCTCGCAGGCCCGGTCCTGCTGCTGGGTGATCCCCTGCATCTAAAACCCGCCTCAGCCCCGGCCGCGCCAGAGGCTCCGGCACCTGCGGCTCCAGCACCGTCCGCTGCACCCGTTTCTCCCACGCCTTCCGCTTCCCCGTCCCCGGCTCCGATGGTGGACATTCCCGCCGCCGCCCTGGTGGTGCCGGCCAGCCCGGAGGATGCTCCTGCTCCCTCCGCCCCGGTCTCCGAACCTCTTCCCCAACTGGGACTGCCCGCCCCCCTCCCGCAGGTGTCCAGCCCCTCTGCAGCAGGAGTTTCCTCGACCGCCTCACTCCCCTCTGTGGATGCCACCGGCTACTGGGTGGACAACGCTCCCCTCAACGAAGTCTTCCAGTACCTCGCCCGCAAGGCTAGGCTGCAATATTTCTACAACACTGAGATCAACGGGCCGCAGTTCATCCTCACCGGTCATCTGGAGCTGGACAACCCGCTCCGCCAGATGGAGGAGATCGCCGTGGCCTACGGGCTGAGTCTCTACCAGCAGGGCTCCACGGTCTATATGATGAACGAGATGCAGCTCGCAAGGCTGCCCGTGGAAATCATGAGCTACCCGCTCAAGTACCTGCGCGGTTCACCGCTCAGCCGCAACTCGGCCAGCGCGGGCAGCGAGGCGGCCGCCTCCTCCGGAACTGAACAGCAGGACTTTGAGAAGCTCAAATCCATCATGCGCCCCCTGCTCACGAAAAACGTGGGCCAGATCGAGTTTGAGGAAAAAACCAACACCCTGCTCATCACGGACAACACGGTGAAGCTCCGGCGCGTGCGGGAGCTCCTGGAAAAGCTGGACCGTCCGAAGCAGCAGATCGCCGTGAATGTGCGCGTGCTGCGCGTCACCAACACACGGGGCAAAAAGCTGGGGGTGGACTGGAGAACCTCCCTGGGAGACGGCATCACCATCTCAGCCGAACAGAGCCTGAACGCCATGTTCAACCTCCCAGACACCAGCACGCTGACGAAGGCGAGCAGCGTGGCTCGGGAGATGACCGACTCCTTTACGAATATCACCACGGCAGCGGGAGTGGTGGGAGTCCCCGGGACCTCCAACTACGACAATGCCAGCACCTCTGAGGGGTTCAAAACGACCGCCAGCAGCTCAGAACACAACAGCCTCTACCAGGATGGCCCGGGCCTCGTCTTCGATGCCATGCAAGTGCAGGCCATCGTGCACGCCCTGGAGCAGAACGGCATCGTCTCCCAGGAGTCCTGCCCCACCATCATCACAGAGGACAATGAACAGGGCATCATCTCCATCGTGGACCGCTTCCCCATCGTCACCACCAACGTCTCCCAGACCGACGCCGGGCAGACCATCACGGACGAGGTGCGTTACAAGGTGGACAAGGACGACCCGGATGCCATGGAGGAGCCGGACAAGAGCCGCGAAATCGGCGTCACCCTGACCGTCACCCCCACCATGCTGCCCGATGGGACCGTGCGCATGAAGCTCCGCCCCCGTGTGGCCAAGATCGTGGAGCTGGTTCAGGGCAACAACGGCAATGTCTATCCCCGGGTCAGCGAATCCACCGCCGACGCCATCAGCCGCATCCCCGCCGGGCAGTCGCTCATTCTCGGCGGATTCTACGACTACAGCAGCAGCAACAACAAGAACAAGGTGCCGGTGCTGGGCAACGTTCCCGTGCTCAAACACCTCTTCCGGTACAAGGAAAAAACCATGGAGAAGGTCAGCCTGGTGTTCATCATCACGCCCAGTGCGTATGATGCTGGCAGCGTCCCCAGCATCCAGCGCGTGAACGAAGAAGTCCGTGCCTATTCCGGCATGGAACGGCCCCAGCTGGAAGAAATGAGCCGGAGGCTTGAACCCTCATGGCTCGTGCCCATGGGCGGCGGCCCTTCCGGAAAATCCCCCGGCCCATCCCGCGCTCTGCCTGTTGAAGGCGGCGAAAGTTCACCGCCCCCCCAGGGGAATCCGCCGTCCCGCCCCTGGCTCAAGCGCATTTTCTCCCGCGAAGAACAACCCCCGATCACCGGCTCCGCCCACCGTCCATGA
- a CDS encoding type II secretion system protein, with amino-acid sequence MKIHHLHKTRRFNRAAGFTLIEVSLVIALLLGLIAVVFLGLGAYRKGADQAKCRMQLATIQKAVRSYANYNNLAVGDAVPAAAPGSYMDALPPCPSDGSTPAVTGLVPAIGSAFATCAVTGPPSHALVASTIADW; translated from the coding sequence ATGAAAATCCATCACCTCCACAAAACCCGTCGTTTCAATCGTGCTGCTGGCTTCACATTGATTGAAGTTAGCTTGGTCATCGCCCTTCTCCTTGGCCTCATCGCCGTGGTCTTCCTCGGTCTCGGTGCCTATCGTAAAGGAGCAGATCAGGCCAAGTGCCGGATGCAGCTCGCCACGATCCAGAAAGCGGTGCGTTCCTACGCCAACTACAACAACCTGGCTGTGGGTGACGCGGTGCCCGCTGCTGCTCCTGGCAGCTACATGGACGCTCTTCCCCCATGCCCCAGCGACGGGTCCACCCCTGCGGTCACCGGTCTGGTGCCCGCGATTGGCTCCGCCTTCGCGACTTGCGCCGTGACGGGACCTCCCTCCCACGCCTTGGTCGCCAGCACCATCGCCGACTGGTAA
- a CDS encoding D-2-hydroxyacid dehydrogenase: MTPLKIFTDIKAPVELLAWFQEQIQPHQLLLPTQPGTSVLAEAPVDPLMAEADILLGQPRTEGVLSSPRVRWLQVSSAGFTRYDTPEFRLAAQSRGLTVTNSSGVYDQACAEHVFSFMLAQARLLPQSLGSHLPNGSEAWMALRHGCRSLQGQSILIAGYGAIAARLVKLLAPFDMNITAMRRTARGDEGIRIIPPESLLPELPAADHVINILPENAESRGLFGTAHFSAMKPGAIFYNIGRGTTVDQTALASALPSGKPAAAWLDVTDPEPLPEGHPLRELPNCFITPHIAGGHHDELDTVFRHFLDNFDRHLAGKPLNNRVM; this comes from the coding sequence ATGACTCCTCTCAAGATCTTCACCGACATCAAAGCCCCAGTGGAGCTGCTGGCCTGGTTCCAGGAACAAATCCAGCCCCATCAACTCCTCCTCCCCACCCAACCCGGGACCTCAGTGTTGGCAGAAGCTCCGGTTGATCCTCTCATGGCGGAGGCCGACATCCTTCTGGGGCAACCACGAACTGAGGGTGTCCTGAGCTCCCCCAGAGTTCGCTGGCTCCAGGTCAGCTCCGCGGGATTCACCCGCTATGACACTCCCGAGTTCCGGCTCGCAGCACAGTCCCGGGGCCTCACCGTGACCAATAGCTCTGGCGTCTATGACCAGGCCTGTGCAGAGCACGTCTTTTCGTTCATGCTGGCCCAGGCCCGACTCCTCCCGCAATCGCTGGGCTCCCATCTCCCCAACGGCAGCGAGGCGTGGATGGCCCTGCGCCACGGGTGCCGAAGTCTCCAGGGGCAATCCATTCTCATCGCCGGGTACGGAGCCATCGCGGCCAGGCTCGTGAAGCTGCTGGCCCCGTTTGACATGAACATCACCGCCATGCGCCGCACCGCCCGGGGCGACGAAGGCATCCGCATCATCCCTCCCGAATCCCTTCTGCCTGAGTTGCCTGCGGCAGATCACGTCATCAACATTCTGCCGGAAAATGCCGAATCCCGCGGGCTTTTTGGGACTGCCCACTTCTCGGCCATGAAGCCAGGGGCCATTTTTTACAATATCGGGCGGGGAACGACCGTGGATCAAACGGCTCTCGCCAGCGCCTTGCCATCCGGCAAGCCCGCCGCCGCCTGGCTGGATGTGACCGACCCAGAACCGCTTCCTGAAGGTCACCCGCTCCGCGAGCTGCCAAACTGCTTCATCACGCCACATATCGCCGGAGGCCACCACGATGAACTGGACACCGTATTCCGGCATTTTCTGGACAACTTCGATCGCCACCTCGCTGGCAAACCCCTGAACAACAGGGTGATGTAA
- a CDS encoding LrgB family protein has protein sequence MAMEIDLSPGLWAGVTLGLYAGGRQLYQRLPRWWTSPMVIAWVGCGALLLLTGIPYGEYLRGTWWLGSMLGPATVAFAVVVHEHRQLIRKHWGTLAVGVVFGSLLALASAWILAKVLHFSPEWQASLLPHSVTTPFAQAVSREIGGLPELTACLVAVTGLFGAAMGEALISWLPLRTAFARGAMLGMGAHGAGTAKAYELGREEGAVAGVIMIMAGLLNVVGITLLLAIFPRIT, from the coding sequence ATGGCGATGGAAATTGACCTGTCTCCGGGCCTCTGGGCCGGTGTGACCCTGGGCCTCTACGCCGGTGGACGTCAGCTCTACCAGCGTCTCCCGCGCTGGTGGACCTCTCCCATGGTGATCGCCTGGGTGGGCTGCGGTGCCTTGTTGTTGCTCACTGGCATTCCCTATGGCGAATACCTGCGCGGCACTTGGTGGCTGGGCAGCATGCTCGGTCCCGCCACTGTGGCCTTTGCCGTGGTGGTGCATGAGCACCGGCAGTTGATCCGCAAGCACTGGGGCACACTCGCGGTCGGCGTGGTTTTCGGCAGTCTGCTCGCCCTGGCCAGTGCATGGATCCTGGCCAAGGTCCTGCACTTTTCCCCCGAATGGCAGGCCAGCCTGCTGCCACACTCAGTTACCACACCGTTTGCCCAAGCCGTATCCCGGGAGATCGGCGGTCTGCCAGAACTCACCGCGTGTCTGGTGGCAGTGACGGGCCTCTTCGGAGCGGCGATGGGCGAGGCACTCATCTCCTGGCTCCCCCTTCGCACCGCATTTGCCCGGGGTGCCATGCTCGGCATGGGCGCCCATGGGGCGGGCACGGCCAAGGCCTACGAACTGGGCCGGGAGGAAGGTGCCGTGGCAGGCGTGATCATGATCATGGCAGGACTGCTCAATGTGGTGGGCATCACCCTCCTGCTGGCAATCTTCCCCCGCATCACCTGA
- a CDS encoding CidA/LrgA family protein yields the protein MRQSLVLLQCLVLVAFWLAGEMIVKALHLPVPGSVLGFFGLLSCLLFRWIPVSWVQYGSTGMLKHLSLFFVPAMLAVVKYKELVSLDGVKLVLATIAGTLTVMIGTALVVEASLRWRVRHGDGN from the coding sequence ATGCGCCAGTCCCTCGTCCTCCTCCAATGTCTGGTCCTCGTGGCCTTCTGGCTGGCTGGCGAGATGATCGTCAAGGCGCTCCACCTTCCCGTACCCGGTAGCGTGCTCGGATTCTTCGGCCTCCTGAGCTGCCTGCTTTTCCGCTGGATTCCCGTTTCCTGGGTGCAGTATGGATCCACCGGCATGCTGAAGCACCTCTCGCTGTTCTTCGTTCCTGCCATGCTCGCCGTGGTGAAGTACAAAGAGCTCGTGAGCCTTGATGGCGTGAAGCTGGTGCTCGCCACCATCGCGGGCACGCTGACGGTGATGATCGGAACCGCACTGGTGGTGGAAGCCAGCTTGCGATGGAGGGTGCGCCATGGCGATGGAAATTGA
- a CDS encoding LysR family transcriptional regulator, which produces MESRALAVFAEVVRQKSFSAAGKILGLTQPTISKAVQQLEHDCGCLLFDRQGKKFRLTAAGEVVYQRAQVILKEHERLRDELAGIHGLERGRLRLGLPSLGSSLLFAPHVASFRRQHPGIEIELHEQGSLHLQERVRAGEIEVGVSLGPVPEEFDWQPVSDEPLVALLPAGHPLERETSLELADLKDTPFVLFEPGFSLNAVILDACRQRGFSPVEAARSGHVDFIIALVAAGLGVALLPRLIVNSREQRVCTVVPLRDEDLRWRLGLIWRRGGDLSPAARRWLEVVQEGSRFEDTRPKT; this is translated from the coding sequence ATGGAATCACGAGCTTTGGCCGTCTTTGCGGAAGTCGTGCGGCAGAAGAGCTTCTCTGCGGCGGGCAAGATCTTGGGGTTGACCCAGCCCACGATCAGCAAGGCGGTGCAGCAGCTGGAACACGATTGTGGGTGCCTCCTCTTTGACCGACAGGGGAAGAAGTTCAGGCTGACTGCCGCTGGTGAGGTGGTGTACCAGCGTGCCCAGGTCATCCTCAAGGAACACGAGCGCCTGCGGGACGAACTGGCGGGCATCCACGGGCTGGAGCGTGGCCGGCTTCGGTTGGGGCTGCCGTCTTTGGGCAGCAGCCTGCTCTTTGCGCCTCATGTGGCCAGCTTTCGCCGCCAGCATCCGGGGATCGAGATTGAGCTCCATGAGCAGGGCAGCCTGCATCTCCAGGAGCGGGTGCGCGCCGGGGAGATTGAGGTGGGAGTGTCCCTGGGCCCCGTGCCAGAGGAGTTCGACTGGCAGCCGGTGAGTGATGAGCCGCTGGTGGCGCTGCTGCCTGCGGGGCATCCACTGGAGCGGGAGACCAGCTTGGAACTGGCGGATCTGAAGGACACGCCGTTCGTGCTCTTTGAGCCCGGCTTTTCCCTGAATGCGGTCATTCTCGATGCCTGTCGTCAGCGGGGCTTTTCCCCTGTGGAAGCTGCGCGAAGTGGGCACGTGGATTTCATCATTGCCCTGGTCGCGGCGGGGCTGGGCGTGGCCCTGCTGCCCCGTTTGATCGTGAATTCGAGGGAACAACGGGTCTGTACCGTGGTGCCGCTGCGCGATGAAGATTTGCGCTGGCGGCTGGGCCTGATCTGGAGACGGGGCGGGGATCTGTCGCCAGCCGCGAGGCGCTGGCTGGAGGTGGTGCAAGAAGGCTCCAGATTCGAAGACACAAGACCCAAGACTTGA